ATAAGCCAGTCCGGTGCTGACAAATAGCCAACCAGCAATAAATAATGCTGGGATGGTGATGCTGTGAATTACCCAGTAACGAACGCTAGTAATAATGTCCGAAAACGGACGTTCTCCAGTGGTACCTGACATTTAGATCCCTACCTTATACATAGAGTGTTATTGAGTTTATTATCCTA
This portion of the Nostoc sp. GT001 genome encodes:
- the psbE gene encoding cytochrome b559 subunit alpha; translated protein: MSGTTGERPFSDIITSVRYWVIHSITIPALFIAGWLFVSTGLAYDAFGTPRPNEYFTPARQEVPIVKNRFEAKKQVEEFIGK